The genomic segment CGGGTCGCACAGTGAGCAACACTACTTACATTGTCTCGTCCACCGATGGCTTCAATGACCGCTTTTGCAATGTCTTTATTTTCCATTTGCATCTCCTTATTGAAAATAATTAACTTTTATGAAAGCGATTTAATCGCTCCTATGACTATTATTTTAACATGATTTAAAAATATGTCAAGCGTTTTGCAGAAATTTTATTTTTTTCTGCTAAAAAGTTGATTTTTCTAAAGAAAACGTTTACTATATAAGTAAGAAAACTATATTGGAGGATAAAAGATTGGCTTGGACAACCGAACAACGCTACAAACGTTATGAAAACTGGACAACAGATGAAATCAATCAAATAAAAGAAAATATTGAAAAATCTCCTTGGCGGACTAGTTACCATGTAGAACCTCAGACAGGATTACTCAATGACCCAAATGGCTTCTCTTATTTTAATGGTAAATGGATTGTGTTCTATCAGAACTTCCCTTTTGGAGCAACCCACGGTCTAAAATGCTGGGTACAGCTCGAAAGTGATGATTTAGTCCATTTCACAGAAACTGGTCTACGAGTTCTACCAGATACGAAACTGGATAGCCACGGCGCCTACTCTGGCTCTGCTATGCAGTTTAATGACAAGCTTTTCCTTTTTTATACCGGAAATGTTCGCGATGAAAATTGGGTACGCCACCCATACCAAATCGGAGCATTGCTGGATAAAGAAGGGAAACTCGAGAAGATTGATAAAGTCTTGATTGAGCAGCCAAAAGAAGCTACAGATCACTTTCGCGATCCACAGATTTTCAATTATAAAGGCCAGATCTATGGCATTATCGGCGGACAAAATCTGGACAAAAAAGGGTTTATCAAGCTTTATAAAGCAGTTGAAAACGACTATACAAACTGGGAAGAAGTCGGCGATTTAGACTTTGAAAATGACAATACAGCCTATATGATGGAATGCCCCAATCTTGTCTTTATTGATGAAACACCTGTTTTGCTCTACTGCCCTCAAGGTTTATCAAAAAAAGTTGCTCCTTACGACAATATTTTCCCAAACATGTATAAGATAGGTCAATCGTTTGACATAGCAAAGACAGCAATTGTCGATCCTAGTCCTCTGCAAAATTTAGATTATGGATTTGATTGCTATGCAACCCAAGCTTTCAATGCTCCAGATGGCCGTGTCTTAGCAGTCAGCTGGTTAGGTTTGCCGGATATTGCTTACCCATCTGATCGTTTTGATCATCAAGGAATTTTCTCGCTTGTCAAGGAATTAACACTAAAAAAAGGAAAACTCTATCAATATCCTGTTCAAGCAATCCAAAACCTGCGGAAAGAGAATAAAGTATTCACCAACCAAGCAAAAACAAAAAACAGCTATGAACTGGAATTAGAATTTGCAAGTGGTTCACAAACTGAAATCGTCCTCTTTGCAGATCAAAAACACAAAGGCCTCCGTATTCACTTCGATATCAAAAATGGTCAAGTAACAATTGACCGTAGTGAAGTTGGCGAACAATATGCTCTTGAATTTGGGACAGTTCGCCGCTGTATGATTGAAAACCAAACTACAACTGCCTCAATTTTCATTGATAAGTCAGTTTTTGAAATTTTTATTAACAAAGGAGAGAAAGTATTTTCAGGTCGCATTTTCCCACATAATGACCAAAACGGCATTTTTATCACTGAGGGAAATCCAACCGGAACTTACTATGAATTAGATTATGGTCGCAAAACTAACTGATGTAGCAAAACTGGCAGGGGTCAGCCCCACAACCGTTTCCCGTGTGATTAACAAAAAAGGCTACCTCTCAGAAAAAACAATCACAAAAGTAACTGAAGCTATGCGAGAATTAGGCTACAAACCTAATAATCTCGCTCGCAGCTTACAAGGAAAATCCGCTAAATTAATTGGATTGATCTTTCCAAATATTAGTCATATATTTTATGCTGAACTCATTGATAAATTAGAACACGAGTTATTTAATAGAGGTTACAAAACAATTATCTGCAACAGCGAACACAATTCGAACAAAGAAAAAGAATATCTGGAGATGCTAGAAGCCAATCAAGTCGATGGCATTATCTCTGGCAGCCATAACTTGGGCATTTCGGATTATGACCGCGTAACAGCCCCTATTATCTCTTTTGACCGCAACTTGTCTCCTTCTATCCCTGTTGTATCTTCCGACAACTATGCTGGTGGGACCCTAGCCGCAGAAACATTGGTCAAATCTGGAGCTAAAAAGATCATTATGATTACCGGAAATGATAATTCCAATTCACCAACAGGTCTCCGCCATGCAGGCTTTGCCTCTGTCCTACCAACCGCTCCTATTATCAATGTATCTAGCGACTTCTCCCCCATTCGCAAAGAAATGGAAATCAAAAATATCTTAAAAGATAAGAAGCCCGATGCTATTTTTGCTTCAGATGATTTAACTGCCATTTTAATCATGAAAGTCGCTCAAGAACTGGGGGTCAACATCCCAGAGGAACTAAAAGTTATTGGTTATGACGGAACTTATTTTGTGGAAAATTACTATCCACAGCTCGCCACTATTCAGCAACCATTAAAAGATATAGCTTGCTTACTGGTCGATTTATTGCTGCGAAAAATTGAAGGAGAAAAAGTTCCAACAACGGGTTACTTCTTACCTGTTCACCTTTCTTCAGGAAAAAGCATTTAACACTGTAAAATAATGAAAACCCACTTAATTTCTCCATACTTAAGTGGGTTTAATCTTTATACGTTTCCTATGGACTTCTATTAATTATTCTACAAGGAGAAACTTATCAATTGCCTGCGCGCAGCCATCATGATCATTATCAGCTACGATAACATCCGCCAATCCTTTAATACTCTCATTAGCATTTCCCATAGCAATGCCCAAGCCTGCTTCACGAATCATACTTTCATCGTTATCTGCATCACCAACAGCAATGATCTGTTCCATAGGAAGTTGCAAATATTGAGCCAGGTGAGCTAAACCTTGCCCTTTTTCAACACCCCGCGCTGTTAGTTCAAGACCACTTACTTCTGATTTTATCATGGCAATATCCTCAAATAACAAAACCTCATACGATTGATCTCGCTCATCAGCTGTTAAGTGATAAATGTTGATCTTACCAAAATTTTCTCTTTCCTTTGCTAACAAATCACAGATATTATCTACTAATACCGCTGTTTCGTCATACAGTTCAGTATAAATTTCCATATAGTAGTTCGCAATGTTCTCAAAATGAGAGCGCTGAAGATAGCCTTGTCCATTGATCATACCGACCACCATTAAATCGTGAGCTTCTGCCAACGCCTTCACTTTATCCACCACAACAGCAGGTAATGTTTGCTCCGCTAAAGTTTGCTTCATTTCCAAATCATAAATCAATGCACCACTAGCAAGAACGGCATAGCGAATCCCTTGCAAATCTTTTTCATAAAGACCTAATTCTGACAGAGAGCGCCCTGTTGAAAGTGCAACTTGTTTTCCAGCTGAATGCGCTCTGTCAATAGCTGCAATACTACTTTTTGCAATCGTCTTTTGACTAGTTAAAAGCGTTCCATCCATGTCAAATGCAATCAATTGATACATAACATTTCTCCTTTTTTCTACTAAAATTAGTATAGCATAAAAGCTCAAAAATAGTAAAAAAGCTTAAAACCATGTTATCAAAAACGTTGGTTTTAAGCTTTTTTATTGTCGTTCATTCCTTAATTTTAACTAGAGACTAAGTTCTTATTTAACCTCTTTAATTGTCAACAAAGTTGAAGATCTATTTACAATTCTTTTTTATACTTTTCAACTTCTGCTTTATTAGCCCAGACAAAGTGTCCTGGACGAATTTCAACCATTTCTGGCTTATCTACTGAATAATCATGTTGAGCAGCATCATAAACCTTCAATACTTTCTTCCGCTCCAATATTGGGTCTGGAATTGGGACAGCAGATAGCAATGACTGCGTATAAGGATGGATTGGATTATTGAAGAGTTCTTCTGTTTCAGCCACTTCTACAATCACACCCTTATAAATAACAGCAATACGGTCTGAGATAAAACGTACAACTGATAAATCATGGGCAATGAAAAGATAAGTCAAGCCTAGATCTTTTTGGAATTTCTTAAGAAGATTCAAAACTTGTGCGCGCACAGAAACGTCAAGTGCTGAAATCGGCTCATCTGCAATCACAAAATCTGGCTCCATAACAAGCGCACGAGCAATCCCAATCCGTTGACGCTGACCACCAGAAAATTCATGCGGATAGCGGGTCAAATGCTCTGACAACAACCCCACCTCATGAATAATATCTTTCACCTTTTTCTGACGTTCTTCTTCATCTTTAAACAGATGGAAATTATACAGACCCTCTGAAATAATATAATCAACTGTCGCACGTTCATTCAAACTAGCAGCAGGGTCTTGGAAAATCATTTGAATCTTGCGAATCACTTCTGATTCTTCCTCTTTTGATTTCTTACCATTGATTCTCTTTCCATCAAAGAAGATATCTCCCTTGCTAGTATCGTTCAAACCAATAATGGCACGACCGATTGTTGTCTTACCAGAGCCGGATTCTCCTACAAGTGAAAACGTTTCTCCTTTATTGATAAAGAAATTAGCATTTTTTACAGCAACAAATTTCTTGCTTCCTTCACCGAAGGAAATTTCCAAATCTTTAACTTCTACTAATTTTTCAGGCATTTCCTTCCTCCTAAGCGTCTAAATGAGCAAAACCCATTTTTGAGCTAATTTTTTCATGTAAATCATCAATAACAGCAGGTTTATTCACTTTTGGAGCATTTTCATGAAGCAACCATGTTTTTGCCCAATGTGTATCTGATACATAGATTTGAGGTGGTTTTTCCTCAAAATCAATTTCCATCGCATAATCTGAACGAAGAGCGAAAGCATCTCCTTGCAAGTGTGAATAAAGAGACGGCGGTGTGCCAGGAATAGAGTAAAGCTCTCCTTTATCATCTGCCAACTGTGGCAAGCTTGATAACAAGCTCCAAGTATAAGGATGACGTGGATCATAAAAGACGTCTTCTACTGTACCATACTCGACGATTTCTCCAGCATACATAACGGCAACTTTATCCGCAATACTTGCTACCACTCCAAGGTCGTGGGTGATAAAAATAGTAGTGAATTGATACTCTTGTTGCAATGATTTCAACAAATCAATGATTTGTGCTTGAATGGTAACATCAAGCGCTGTTGTAGGTTCATCACAGATTAAGATATCAGGACGACAAGCAAGCGCAATGGCAATAACGATCCGTTGACGCATTCCTCCTGAATATTGGAAAGGATACTCACTAAAACGCTTTTCAGCATCAGGAATACCGACTTTATTCATATAGTCAATAGCCATTTCCTTCGCTTCTTTTGCCGTTTTCTTTTGATGTTTTACAATAACTTCTGTAATCTGGCTACCAATCGTATTAATTGGGTCTAAACTTGTCATTGGGTCTTGGAAAATAGTCGCAATTTTAACACCACGAATAGGTTCCCAATCTTTATTGGATTTCAATTTTGTCAAATCTTGTCCACGATAGTTAATCGATCCTTGCGCTACTCGACCATTATCCTCTAACATTCCAGTAAAAGTCTTTGTTAAAACAGATTTACCAGAACCTGACTCTCCTACGAGAGCAAGAACTTCACCTTCGATGAGGTCAAGTGATACACCACGAATGGCGGTTAAGACTTTATCACGAACGTCAAATTCCACGACAATATCGCGGGCAGTCAATATTACATTTTTTTCTTGTGTCATATTTACTCCTATCTATGTGTACGTGGATCACTAGCATCCGCTAAGTTCTGACCGACAACGAATAGGGAAAGGGAAACCAAAATCAACGTTGTTAATGGAATCCAGAAAAGATATGCATTTGTTGTAACATTTTGTGAATAATCCGAAATCAAACGCCCTAAACTTGGCACCGTCACAGGAAGTCCCAAACCAAAGAAAGACAGAAAGGCTTCGTATGAAATGAAACTTGGAAGTAATTGTGAAGCAGTTGTCACAATCACAGAAACCAACTGTGGCATAATATTTTTTACAATGATTTTAACAGTCGGTGTTCCCAAAGTGCGACTGGCAAGGTTATACTCTAAATCACGATAACGTAGAATTTGGATACGAATATTGTAAGCAATCCCAATCCAACCAGTGATGGTCATAGCAAAAATCAAATTCCAGAAACCTGCACCGATTGAGTAAGTCAAGACAATGACAATCAAAAGCGGTGGAATGTTAGAAATGATATTATAAATCTCAATCATCACACGATCGACAGTCTTTGAAATTCCCCAGATACCACCAATAACAATACCAATCACAAGGTTAATCATGGTTGCAATAACTGAAATAAGAATAGAGTTACGTGCTCCAAACCACACTCCGTCAAAGAGGGATTTTCCGTTACTATCTGTACCAAACCAATATTGGGCATTCGGTTTGATATAACGAGCACTAAAATCATTTACTTTACTTACATCATTAAAATCGAAATTTGAAAAAATCGGATAGATGAAACTCATCAAAACAATTGCAACAAGAATACCCAACATAGCAATTGTTGATTTTTTCCTTAAGAATTGACGCATAACAGATTTCCAGTAAGAATAAGCTGGCGCATCAATTATTTCAGAGGCAAAATCATCGCGTTTTACAAATGTGAACTTACTTTTATCAATTGTAGCCATTATTTACCTCCTTTTGATGTTAATTTAATACGTGGGTCAAGCATGGTCATCAGAATATCACCCAATAGAAGAGCGAAAATAGAAAGACATGTAAAGATAAATACAAGACCAACGACCATAGAATTATTAGATGCTTTAACAGAGTCAATCAGCATTTTACCCATTCCAGGGAAAGCAAAGATTGTTTCGGTCAAAGTCGCACCTGTGATAACTCCGATAATAGCACCAGGTATACTGGATACAAGTGGTACCATGGCGTTTTTAAAAATATGTTTATTTGAAATTTCTTGTTCAGAGAGACCTTTTGCCCGTGCAAAACGAACAAAGTCTTGTGATTGCAGGTCAATCATATAACGACGAATCCAAACAGCTGTCCAAGGCGCACTCAAAAGCCCAAGAATAACTGCCGGAAGAACATAGGAACGCCAATCTCCCGCTCCCAAAATAGGGAAGGAATCCGGCAATCCAAGAGCCGAACCAATCAACCGAATGATATAAACCAAAGCGATAGTTGGCAATGACATCAAGAATGTCAAGGCTCCTGTCGAAATACTATCAAACAATGTATTCTTAAAGCGAGCCATGTAAGATCCAAGCGGAACAGCAATTAAGTAAGATAAAGCCAGACCAATCAAACCAACAATTGAAGAACTTACAATCATTGATGGATATTGGTAGTTACTTTCTGTTGCCGTATATGGATCATCTTTTCCATAATTGGCAACATCACGCGCATCGGCTTGTTTTGGAGATTTATAAGTTCTTGTATAAATGTTGACAGACGAAGTTTTCTTACCTGTCGGGAATTGAACTTCAGAAGTTTTCGTTTGTCCTTGCCCTTGCGAAATAACTTGTAAAACAGGAAGATTCGCATAAGTTGGATAAGAAATACCTAGATTTAATCTCACAAAATTCTGATGAACAAACGGAAATTGCCCATTAAAGTACAATAAATACTTATGTTTCGTTCCAGAACCAACAACAGACCAACCAATAGCAGGATCATTTTCAATACGAAGATAACGCTTCAAGTTTGGATTAGAAGCATCTTTCACAGCACCTGTATGGTCAATTTGAATCAAATTGCCATAGAAACCAAGAACGCGTTCATAAACTGGAACCTCTCGAGTTGCATAAAATTGCTTACTTTCTTTGAATTGCTGCAATTTCCAACCACGCCCCAACTTTTTGATGTAAGCTTCATAGATTTTTTTATTTGCATTAGTAGGTTCTACTGTTACAGAAGGATTCTCTTTACTAGCTTTTTCTTGTAATTCCTTCGTATCATAGTAGTCAATGTAACCCATACGCTCAAAAATTGTATTTTCATAATTAGTCTTTTTATCAGGAGTTGTAGCTATTTTATTATAGTTCGGATCCTGCTTGAAAATCAACTTTCTTGGCACCATAGTATAGATAATGGTGTAAGTCAATGTTGTTACCATGAAAATAGATACTAAAGAGCGTAAGATACGCATAAAAATATATTTCTTCATTTACCGTTTCCTTTAAAATCCCAAAAGAACTTTCTCCCCTGTTAGAGAAAGTTCTGATGAGAAGTTTATTTTACATGATCTGCTAATTCTTTGGTATTTACTGATTTAGCATGAGTCACATCAGATATTCTACTTCAATCACTATGATTAAGTTATTAAACCTAACCTGTCAGTCAAGACCGAAGGAAGAGATAGAAAAATGTCACGCGTTACGACAAATACCTATTTTCGATTTTAGAATACCTTCAATTTTAAACTGATTGTTTAAAATTATACCACAATTCTAGTCAATTGTAAAATCAATTGTCAGAATATTTTTATCATAAATGAACCCTTTTTGTTTTTCTGTTAAATTTTTTTCAATTATTTAACATGATCTGCAAGTTCTTCTTGAGCTTTTTTATTAGATTTTGATCGCTCTTTATTCCATTTAATCATAGCTTTCTTGTACTGATCTTGTGTAACAGGCTCATCTTGGAGTTCAAGATATTTATATAGAATGATTTCACTATTCCCTTTGTTTCCTGACCAAGCAAATGGATTAGTAAATGGCACTGTGCGAGAAAGAATTGGGCGACCCGTTAGCGTTGTTGTTGGAATAACTAATGCATTATCAGTCAACCAAGCTTGGGCTGCCGCATATTTTTCATAGCGTGCATTCGTATTAGTGGTTTCTTTTTCAGCCTCGTTCAACAGCTTTTCATATTCGTTCATACCGACTTGTGCTGCTGCAGCGTTATTTGTACCTGCATCAAATCCTAGATAAGTCTTTGTGCTTTCACCGCTTGAAGGTTTGATGATATCAAGATAGGTAGATGGATCTTGGAAGTCTGGACTCCAACCAACATTATCAGAAAGATCCCAATCTTCTGCAGCTGCAGATTCAGCAAAGTAAGTGATATTATTTACATCGTCTTTAGACATTTGTTGAATGTCAATCACAACATTTTCTTTGCCAAGATTTTTTTCAATCGATTGTTTCAATGATTGTACACGTTGAACTTTATTCGTTGCCGTTTGGTCAACTGGCATGTCAATGTGGATTGGGAATTGAACACCGTCTGCTTGAAGCGCTGCTTTCGCTTTGGCTAATTTTTCCTTGGCTTTCGTTGGATTGTAAAGACCGTCTTGCGCATCATTTAAGTTGACATTTTTCCAACTTTCATCGTAGCCGACTAATTTTTCTTTGACCAATTCTCCAAAGTTCTTATCATCTGTTTGAACAAAAGTTGGTGGTACAAAGAGATTACGAAGCATCTTCGTCGCACCATCTTTCCCATTTACTTGTGACGCATAAGCTGTGCGGTCAAATGCAAATGTAATTGCTTGACGGAAATCTTTATTCAATAATGCTTTCTTAGTAGATGTCTTTTGAGCATCTGTTGTCTTTGATGTATGATTGTAAGATTGACGATCGATGTTTGTAGCCACTAGATAAGTGGTTGCATCTTGTGGAGTATAAACGATGTTGTTTTTGTATTTCTTGCTGACAGAAGCATAACTTGGACTAGTTGGAAATACTTTTGCATTGGTAAATGAACCGTCACTAAATCCTTTAGCAAGTTTATCTTGGTCTTGACCATCATAGTAAGACAATTTGATGTTATCAATGTGTACATTTTTCTTATCCCAATAGTTTGGATTTTTAGCCAATTCAACAGATGATTTTGCAGTGATAGATTTTAGCAAGTATGGTCCATTATAAAGAAGACTAGATGGGTCTGTTGCTTGTGCAAATTTATTTCCTTTTGATTTCAAAAATTCTGCATTAACTGGCGCTAAAACCCCCATCGTAGTCTTTGAATTCCAAAAGCTTTCTGGTCGATTCAGAGTATATTGAACCGTATAATCATCAACCGCTTTGATACCGACAGAAGAGAAATCTTTATTTTCACCCTTCATGTAAGCATCCAGGCCTTTGATTGAATCTTGTACCAAATAAATAGCATCGGATTTCTTATCTGCAGCGTGTTTCAAACCAGCCACAAAGTCTTGCGCTTTGACTTCGGCATACTCTTCACCTTCGGATGTATACCATTTGACACCTTTACGAAGTTTATAAGTGTAAGTCAAGCCATCTTTGGAAACCGTCCAATCTTTTGCCACAGAAGGGATTAAATTTCCGTAACGGTCATTTTCTAAAAGTCCATCAATGACATTACTTGTAATATTTGAAGTAGAGGCCTTCCCAGTTGTCAAATAATCCAAATTATCTGGATCTTGCTCATAAACATATGAAAATGTTTTGTTGCTAGAACTTGTTTTAGAGCCAGAACAAGCCGTTAAGGCTCCTGCTGTAAGTAGGGTAACAGCCGCTAAAGCAATGATTTTACTTTTCTTCATGAATATTCCTCCCAAATTCATTATTTTTATACATTCTAGCACACAAACAGTAAAAAGTAAATAGAATTTTCTAAATTTTATGACATATTTTGAAAGCTGATTTAATAAGGTTTATATTAATCTATTAACCTTTAAAAATTAAAAAAGCAGGTTTTCCTCACCTTTTAGTGAGTTTTACCTGCTTTTATCATTGTATTATTTTACATGATCAGCTAATTCATCTTGAGCTTTTTTATTAGACTCGGCTTTTTCTTTTTGCCATTTCTTCTTAGCTGCTTCATAGTCTTTCTTCGTGACAGCATCTTTACCGACTTTAATGTATTTATAATAGGTTGAGCTACCTTTACTACCTGTTTGCGCAAATGCACCTGAGAACGGTTGAATGCGTGACACAAAAGTTCCGGCACCTGTTGAAGCCATTGTTGGCAAGACAAGCGAACTGTCTGTTAACCAAGCTTGTGCTGCTGCATATTTTTCATAACGTTTTGCAATGTTTGTTGTTTCTGCACCTGCTTCATCGACTAATTTATTATATTCGTCCAAGCCTACTGCTTTAGCACCGGCATTTTCACTACCAGAGTCAAAACCAAACCAAGTCTTCGTATTGTCAGAAGCCGTTGATTTCAAAATATCAAGATAAGTAGATGGATCTTGATAATCAGGACTCCAACCAACAGCACCTGAAATATCCCAGTCTTCTCCAGCTGCATTTGGAGCATAGTAAGTGACGTTATTAAAGTCGTCTTCTGACATCATATTCAAGTCCATGACAACATTTTCTTTGCCGAGTACTTTTTCAACAGATTGTTTTAAAGACTGCATCCGAGCAACGTAGCTCTTAGAAGTTTCTACAACAGGAACGTCTAAGTGGATTGGGAATTTCACACCTTGAGCTTGCAAAGCTTCTTTTGCTTTTGCAAATTTTGCTTTTGCTTTTGTTGGATTGTACAAGCCATTTTGTGAATCAGCTAGCTTGACACCCTTCCAGTCATCGCCATAGCTTGCTAATTTTTCTTCTACAACATCACTAAATGATTTTTCACCAACTTGAACAAAATTAGATGGTACAAACATATTACGGATTGCTGTGGCAGCACCATCTTTACCATTTACTTGTGCTGCATAAGATTCGCGGTCAAGTGCAAAGTTCAAAGCTTGACGGAAGTCTTTGTTCAACAATGCCTTTTTCGTTGAATTTTTTTCTTCATCTGTTTTCTTAGCCGTATGGTTGTAAGATTGACGGTCAATATTAAGGGCTAAAGCAGCCGTTCCAGAGCCTGCTTCTGCTGTATAGATATTGTCCTTGAATTGTTTTTCAAAAGTTGCAAAGTTTGAACTTGTTGGGAAGAGGCGTGCGTATGAGTATGCCCCATCTTTGAAATTACGAGCCAATGAGTCCTGGTCTTGACCATCATAGTAAGCAAGTTTAATGCTATCAACTTTTACTTTATCTTTATCCCAATAATGTTTGTTTTTAACATATTCTACCGCAGATTTTGCTGTGATAGCTTTCATCAAGAATGGTCCATTATAAAGGATTGAGTTAGGGTCTGTTGATTGGCCAAATTTATTTCCTTTAGATTTCAAAAATTCTGCATTGATTGGCCACATAATGGCAGAGGTTGTCTTAGAATTCCAATATGGTTCTGGCTTGTTCAATGTATACTGAACAGTATAGTCATCAACCGCTTTCACACCTACCGTTGAAAAGTCTTTTGTTTGACCATTCACGTAAGCATCTAAACCTTTAATTGAGTTTTGAACCAAATAAAGAGCCTCAGATTTTTTATCGGCAGCATGTTTCAGTCCAGTTACAAAATCTTGCGCCTTGACTTCAGCATATTCTTCACCTTCTGATGTGTACCATTTGGCACCCTTACGAAGTTTATAAGTATAGGTTAAACCATCTTTTGATACAGTCCATGACTTAGCCATTGATGGTACAAGATTTCCATATTTGTCATTTTCTAACAATCCGTCAACTCCATTTGTCACAAGATCGCTAGTGGTTGCTTTTCCTGATGTTACATAATCCAAAGTTTCTGGATCACCAGAATACACATAACCAAATTTTGTTTCAGCTGAGTTTGATTTCGAACCCGAGCAAGCTGTTAACAAACCAGCAGTTAGTAGGGCTACCCCTGCTACTGCAATAATTTTACTTTTTTTCATAGGTACCTCCGAAAACTATGATATATTCTAATTATACTATATCTTACTAAAAAGTAAAGAATTTTCAAACAAATCTTTTACTAAAAAATGTGATTGTATTCCAAATGCCTTCAAAAAAACAGATTTACTTCTCGTATCCTATCAGTGAATACACTGTTTTTATGTCTTTTTCTCTGAACAAATGACATACGTTTCAAACTCCAGATTCGGCATACATTCTGCTAAATCGTT from the Streptococcus constellatus subsp. constellatus genome contains:
- a CDS encoding LacI family DNA-binding transcriptional regulator, translated to MVAKLTDVAKLAGVSPTTVSRVINKKGYLSEKTITKVTEAMRELGYKPNNLARSLQGKSAKLIGLIFPNISHIFYAELIDKLEHELFNRGYKTIICNSEHNSNKEKEYLEMLEANQVDGIISGSHNLGISDYDRVTAPIISFDRNLSPSIPVVSSDNYAGGTLAAETLVKSGAKKIIMITGNDNSNSPTGLRHAGFASVLPTAPIINVSSDFSPIRKEMEIKNILKDKKPDAIFASDDLTAILIMKVAQELGVNIPEELKVIGYDGTYFVENYYPQLATIQQPLKDIACLLVDLLLRKIEGEKVPTTGYFLPVHLSSGKSI
- a CDS encoding sucrose-6-phosphate hydrolase; translation: MAWTTEQRYKRYENWTTDEINQIKENIEKSPWRTSYHVEPQTGLLNDPNGFSYFNGKWIVFYQNFPFGATHGLKCWVQLESDDLVHFTETGLRVLPDTKLDSHGAYSGSAMQFNDKLFLFYTGNVRDENWVRHPYQIGALLDKEGKLEKIDKVLIEQPKEATDHFRDPQIFNYKGQIYGIIGGQNLDKKGFIKLYKAVENDYTNWEEVGDLDFENDNTAYMMECPNLVFIDETPVLLYCPQGLSKKVAPYDNIFPNMYKIGQSFDIAKTAIVDPSPLQNLDYGFDCYATQAFNAPDGRVLAVSWLGLPDIAYPSDRFDHQGIFSLVKELTLKKGKLYQYPVQAIQNLRKENKVFTNQAKTKNSYELELEFASGSQTEIVLFADQKHKGLRIHFDIKNGQVTIDRSEVGEQYALEFGTVRRCMIENQTTTASIFIDKSVFEIFINKGEKVFSGRIFPHNDQNGIFITEGNPTGTYYELDYGRKTN
- a CDS encoding Cof-type HAD-IIB family hydrolase, with translation MYQLIAFDMDGTLLTSQKTIAKSSIAAIDRAHSAGKQVALSTGRSLSELGLYEKDLQGIRYAVLASGALIYDLEMKQTLAEQTLPAVVVDKVKALAEAHDLMVVGMINGQGYLQRSHFENIANYYMEIYTELYDETAVLVDNICDLLAKERENFGKINIYHLTADERDQSYEVLLFEDIAMIKSEVSGLELTARGVEKGQGLAHLAQYLQLPMEQIIAVGDADNDESMIREAGLGIAMGNANESIKGLADVIVADNDHDGCAQAIDKFLLVE
- the oppC gene encoding oligopeptide ABC transporter permease OppC; translation: MATIDKSKFTFVKRDDFASEIIDAPAYSYWKSVMRQFLRKKSTIAMLGILVAIVLMSFIYPIFSNFDFNDVSKVNDFSARYIKPNAQYWFGTDSNGKSLFDGVWFGARNSILISVIATMINLVIGIVIGGIWGISKTVDRVMIEIYNIISNIPPLLIVIVLTYSIGAGFWNLIFAMTITGWIGIAYNIRIQILRYRDLEYNLASRTLGTPTVKIIVKNIMPQLVSVIVTTASQLLPSFISYEAFLSFFGLGLPVTVPSLGRLISDYSQNVTTNAYLFWIPLTTLILVSLSLFVVGQNLADASDPRTHR
- a CDS encoding ABC transporter permease → MKKYIFMRILRSLVSIFMVTTLTYTIIYTMVPRKLIFKQDPNYNKIATTPDKKTNYENTIFERMGYIDYYDTKELQEKASKENPSVTVEPTNANKKIYEAYIKKLGRGWKLQQFKESKQFYATREVPVYERVLGFYGNLIQIDHTGAVKDASNPNLKRYLRIENDPAIGWSVVGSGTKHKYLLYFNGQFPFVHQNFVRLNLGISYPTYANLPVLQVISQGQGQTKTSEVQFPTGKKTSSVNIYTRTYKSPKQADARDVANYGKDDPYTATESNYQYPSMIVSSSIVGLIGLALSYLIAVPLGSYMARFKNTLFDSISTGALTFLMSLPTIALVYIIRLIGSALGLPDSFPILGAGDWRSYVLPAVILGLLSAPWTAVWIRRYMIDLQSQDFVRFARAKGLSEQEISNKHIFKNAMVPLVSSIPGAIIGVITGATLTETIFAFPGMGKMLIDSVKASNNSMVVGLVFIFTCLSIFALLLGDILMTMLDPRIKLTSKGGK
- a CDS encoding ATP-binding cassette domain-containing protein; the encoded protein is MPEKLVEVKDLEISFGEGSKKFVAVKNANFFINKGETFSLVGESGSGKTTIGRAIIGLNDTSKGDIFFDGKRINGKKSKEEESEVIRKIQMIFQDPAASLNERATVDYIISEGLYNFHLFKDEEERQKKVKDIIHEVGLLSEHLTRYPHEFSGGQRQRIGIARALVMEPDFVIADEPISALDVSVRAQVLNLLKKFQKDLGLTYLFIAHDLSVVRFISDRIAVIYKGVIVEVAETEELFNNPIHPYTQSLLSAVPIPDPILERKKVLKVYDAAQHDYSVDKPEMVEIRPGHFVWANKAEVEKYKKEL
- a CDS encoding ABC transporter ATP-binding protein; translation: MTQEKNVILTARDIVVEFDVRDKVLTAIRGVSLDLIEGEVLALVGESGSGKSVLTKTFTGMLEDNGRVAQGSINYRGQDLTKLKSNKDWEPIRGVKIATIFQDPMTSLDPINTIGSQITEVIVKHQKKTAKEAKEMAIDYMNKVGIPDAEKRFSEYPFQYSGGMRQRIVIAIALACRPDILICDEPTTALDVTIQAQIIDLLKSLQQEYQFTTIFITHDLGVVASIADKVAVMYAGEIVEYGTVEDVFYDPRHPYTWSLLSSLPQLADDKGELYSIPGTPPSLYSHLQGDAFALRSDYAMEIDFEEKPPQIYVSDTHWAKTWLLHENAPKVNKPAVIDDLHEKISSKMGFAHLDA